The genomic region TCTTTTTAACGACAAGACCAAAAAAATGAAATCCATTTGCTTTAAGTAAAATAATCTTGCAAGTGTGATAATTACCAACTTAAATTTATTTAACACGAAAATGTATAGAAATGAGAAAATTATGACTTTAATCTCTATATACATGGAGATTATATACGAGTGTCATTGATTATAGGGTATTTATAGGGGTATATCCAAGAGCGAACCTAGAATAAAATTTTAGGGTAGCGAATTTTTCTAATATTATTTTATACTTATGTTAAAGTCCATATGTAAGAGCAAAAATcgataatattaattataaggttTTTTGAAAAAACTTTTTCCGTAAGGTTTTATAGTAGTCTTCTCGTTCCTTTTCAAGAAAAaaattcatgtagtaatttgttCTACTAAGAGAGCATTTTAGGTTTTAACAACTATTTCCTTCTTTCAAGTTATTTTCATACATTAATTCGAAATTCCTTTCATATAATTTGAATAAATGTTTAAAATTGAGTGAAAATGGAGGAGTAATATATAATATGGTTATAGAAATAATTGTAAAAGAATGAACGTAAATACGAGCTGtaaatactccctcttattcactagAATCATAACATTTGAATAAAATAATTCCCAAAATTATTCAATTGATAATGGTATGATTCCGGTGAATGAGAGGCAGTAGTATACTAGTATAGTGAGATATATCGACACATACCGCGATTGACAATGGCGAAGCATAGAGAAATAAGTTAGCCATAACACCCAAACTCCCAAGAATCACTGAACCACGATGTTTCCTTAAGTTTTTGCTTGTGAAAAACACAAGAACAATTGAAGTCACAACACAAGCTAATATAACAATTTCAAGAACAATAAAAAGAAGTACTAAAATTCTTTTCCTATTCTCTTTATCAGCATAATAAGCAAAGAAAATAGTGTAGATTAAGCTAAGGAAAAGCCCTAGGCCATTTGTGGTTAACACGAAAAGTCGGTTCGACCCGTTTAAGAAGAGTCCATAGGCTAACCAAAGACCACAATTAAGCACCATGGCTAGGTAAATTAGTGGTGAAAATTGCCCTATTGATTTTTTCTTATGAATTTCTTTGCAAGTTGAAATTGGTGATAAAAAGAGAAATGTTGATGTTATATTTCCTAATATTCCCATTATTAATTCAGCTATGGACCAACCATCCATTTTTATTAAATTTGAGTGATTTTATGAATATATATTAAGGTCTTAGTTTACTTATTTTATAGTTTTATGTGGTGATGAAATAAAATGTAAGAAGCTAAAGGGTGGAGGGAGAACTCTTGCAACCAATGCTAGTCTATATATAGTGATTGTAGTGAGATAATTTGGACTATGAAAAATTCGTGTGTCCTCCAGGCAATCCATCAAATAGAATATTATACAGACTTAAGTGTAGGGAGTACGGTTCTTTTGAAAAACATGAGATTTCTTTTTGAACTATAGATAATAAGTTTTGTCTGGTATAAGAATGTTTTGATAGAAAAATATTAAGTCACATTTCAAAGCAAAAGTATACATATTAGGCTAATAGAGCAATAGCATGTCATTCATCATCACATGCACATTCACATGCAATAGCTCTTGGTTTTGCTTCAGACGGATCATTTTAATTTAAAGTAATAAAACGGGACTTTGTAATCATTTTACAGTTAAAATATgattattattgaaaaacaaaTTACCATAAATTGTAACATTAATTATACCATTGTGGttacttttaaccataaaatagtCGCATATGCTCAAAGCTTCAGACGAAAAATAGCAGtctaaaacaagaatttgtgtacacCTAGATATACAAGTGAATCATTAAGCACGCACGCACTACGAAAGTCACCACCCACAATAATTAGGAGTGATGAGGTGATCATGGGTCGAGCTCATACAGACTTGGGTTGGGCTAAGATAAAAACCAGCCCGTTAATATGGCTGGGCTGAGTTAGCCAAATGTATGGGCCTATTTTGTGAGCCCAAACCCAACCCAAATGGGAATGATTAGGCTTTTGGGCTCAAATGGGCTTTTCGGGTCCTAAATTTTGCGACTTGTTAGATGAGTTAAATAGCCGCATATCGTCCACTAGTACCTGAACTAAATACTTAGATTACAAAATTAATGCAAATGTAAAAAAGAAATAATGAACCCCATATTAATTGCTCGATAAAGAAATAAATATAGATACATAACAATGTTTGAAAGTTAATCATGTACTATAGATATAATCTATATTAAAAGGACATAGCCTTTACTTTTAATGAATATAAATAggtttttacatgtttttcttttaaaaaaaattattattacttttacatATAAAATACGAAAAAAAATTCCTTTTTAATAAATTTGGGCCGGGTTAAAACTTGGGCCCAAAGCTCAGCCCTAACCTAGCCCAAAATTACATAGGGCTTTTTTGCGCGGCCCATGACCTTATTTTAGGCCTAAATaaaagtgttccgggtgtaattccagagcagtgattagttaccactcgtggcttgtagaataatgtcttgggctgaatccttcttgctcctatcgtcccactcggcctctcctgcaacaatgaacgaactgagggcttggccgtgtgccaagcgtactcactccgacgctcaagtcagtaaacttaaaggattaagctgtgttacttggctagatgcgtattgtagagagataagggagatattaccagatgaatagtgtatttaggttataattgtgagatcctttccttaatgaaggttgaggagtatttatagactttcaccttttgtcacgtagtggccaagtggccaagtggctagcaggtggaaagactgatctacccctcggccgagggacctatggcaggccggcggacaatgttgactcgccgccgaggggtcttggatatgagtacgcggatgtgtgtccctttggaaggttgtcacgccgagacccgtGGTGGCggaggccgatgggatgcatcggctaggctatctaagtcgttgacttctttgtggatatccttgaccttgctcggtgtgttgacttggtcagcggtgcagaatatgccccatcaatttgccccccgcgtagtctatgccgtggtatgggctccgatgtacgttgagcATGTATTACGCACAAGTAATTTTTAGAAATTTTTcgcatcggctt from Silene latifolia isolate original U9 population chromosome 3, ASM4854445v1, whole genome shotgun sequence harbors:
- the LOC141646986 gene encoding bidirectional sugar transporter SWEET5-like — protein: MDGWSIAELIMGILGNITSTFLFLSPISTCKEIHKKKSIGQFSPLIYLAMVLNCGLWLAYGLFLNGSNRLFVLTTNGLGLFLSLIYTIFFAYYADKENRKRILVLLFIVLEIVILACVVTSIVLVFFTSKNLRKHRGSVILGSLGVMANLFLYASPLSIAKKVIKTKNVEYWPCSTSLASFLNGLVWTIYATCPRNTFILIPNILGCMLGLIQLIIYAKFKNNAIDLESDPEMSITDDNANAHEVEDPKSPTSLQLTINV